One segment of Phragmites australis chromosome 13, lpPhrAust1.1, whole genome shotgun sequence DNA contains the following:
- the LOC133889846 gene encoding uracil-DNA glycosylase, mitochondrial, translated as MAPSPPTPTAPKTIADFFTRPAKRLRAGAPVPAASLSSSASSLSPEQRRRADTNLALARSRRNLRLVESKAKGGTAKLEELLVEETWLEAFRGELRKPYALELCRFVSHERLHGPLPVYPPPHLVFHALNATPFDRVKAVIIGQDPYHGPGQAMGLSFSVPEGIKIPSSLGNIFKELEKDLGCTVPSHGNLERWAVQGVLMLNTVLTVREHQANSHAKKGWEQFTDAVIKTISQKKSGLVFLLWGNSAQSKTRLIDETKHHILKAAHPSGLSAHKGFFGCRHFSKTNKILESLGLSAIDWQL; from the exons ATGGCGCCGTCCCCTCCCACCCCGACCGCGCCCAAAACCATCGCCGACTTCTTCACGCGCCCCGCCAAGCGCCTCCGTGCAGGCGCTCCCGTCCCCGCTgcttccctctcctcctccgcctcctcgctCTCGCCGGAGCAGCGCCGCCGCGCCGACACCAACCTCGCGCTCGCCCGCTCGCGCCGTAACCTCCGCCTCGTCGAGTCCAAAGCCAAAG GAGGCACTGCGAAGCTGGAGGAACTTCTCGTGGAGGAAACGTGGCTGGAGGCGTTCCGGGGAGAGCTGCGCAAGCCCTACGCGCTCGAGCTCTGCCGCTTCGTCAGCCACGAGCGGCTGCACGGCCCGCTGCCCGTCTACCCGCCGCCGCACCTCGTATTCCACGCGCTCAACGCCACCCCGTTCGACCGCGTCAAGGCTGTTATCATCGGCCAG GATCCATACCATGGTCCAGGTCAGGCCATGGGATTGTCTTTCTCAGTACCAGAGGGGATAAAAATACCTTCCAGCTTAGGTAACATATTTAAAGAGCTGGAAAAAGACCTAGGTTGCACTGTGCCATCGCATGGAAATTTGGAAAGATGGGCTGTGCAG GGTGTTCTTATGCTCAATACTGTACTAACTG TGAGGGAGCATCAAGCCAACTCACATGCCAAGAAAGGGTGGGAGCAGTTTACTGATGCTGTTATTAAGACTATATCACAAAAGAAATCAGGACTTGTCTTTCTTCTCTGGGGAAATTCTGCTCAGTCAAAGACAAG ATTGATTGATGAAACAAAACATCACATTTTGAAAGCTGCTCACCCATCAGGCCTGTCTGCGCATAAGGGTTTCTTTGGATGCAG GCACTTTTCGAAAACAAATAAGATCTTGGAGAGTCTGGGACTATCTGCCATCGATTGGCAGCTCTAG
- the LOC133887720 gene encoding early nodulin-like protein 6 translates to MANIVSLVLLLALLGALCRRAGAAAFEVGGDDGWVVPSAKDGGIYGQWASKNRFLVGDSVHFKYKKDSVMVVTEDDYNNCRSSHPIFFSNNGDTEVQLDRPGLFYFISGVTGHCERGQRMIIKVIGQDAPPPAPQAASPPPAPSTPPSPPSPSAASPGTSVLAGAIAVAAMALPVIVHGV, encoded by the exons ATGGCGAATATCGTTTCCCTTGTGCTGCTGCTAGCCCTCCTCGGCGCATTGtgccgccgcgccggcgccgccgcctttGAGGTCGGCGGAGACGACGGCTGGGTCGTGCCGTCGGCTAAGGACGGCGGCATTTACGGCCAGTGGGCGTCCAAGAACCGCTTCCTCGTCGGCGACAGCGTCC ATTTCAAGTACAAGAAGgactcggtgatggtggtgacggAGGACGACTACAACAACTGCCGCTCGTCGCACcccattttcttctccaacaACGGCGACACGGAGGTGCAGCTGGACCGCCCCGGACTCTTCTACTTCATCAGCGGCGTCACCGGCCACTGCGAGCGCGGGCAGAGGATGATCATCAAGGTCATCGGCCAGGACGCGCCCCCGCCGGCGCCCCAGGCAGCCAGCCCGCCCCCGGCGCCATCGACGCCTCCCAGCCCGCCGAGCCCGAGCGCCGCCTCGCCAGGCACTAGCGTGCTTGCCGGCGCCATTGCCGTCGCGGCGATGGCATTGCCGGTCATCGTGCACGGTGTCTAA
- the LOC133889057 gene encoding protein BPS1, chloroplastic-like, giving the protein MFLTDKYSSLLPLHPKAHRHQQPGKAPAGAGAFARFDAALAARLRSLLPLPASPLAALARLADLLALTLEEAAPALAGEGDEAAVAAHLVSGVALLDACNAITARLDRVRRRRLLACFALHLLSSPSSIGRARAALADRNDRAAASPPPPLPSLPFDHPRGRLSAAARVLVAVNAVSSLAAAAAAAVLGGGALVATFPLVSSGDFPWAEAFNAVSSQLSNLATKSSEVDTIDEAVQKLSSVLEGEGGIDEAALRAAAHEVEKRTEELTARLDRLSDAVNGVFRAALCLRNAELGSFMVGPAGKTCK; this is encoded by the coding sequence ATGTTCCTCACCGACAAGTACAGCtcgctcctccccctccaccccAAGGCCCACCGCCACCAGCAGCCGGGCAAGGCGCCGGCCGGGGCGGGGGCCTTCGCCCGCTTTGACGCGGCGCTCGCCGCGCGCCTCCGGAGCCTTCTGCCGCTGCCGGCCTCTCCGCTCGCGGCGCTCGCCCGGCTCGCCGACCTCCTCGCGCTCACGCTCGAGGAGGCGGCGCCCGCGCTCGCCGGCGAGGGCGACGAGGCCGCCGTTGCAGCCCACCTCGTTTCCGGCGTCGCGCTCCTCGACGCTTGCAACGCCATCACCGCCCGCCTCGACCgggtccgccgccgccgcctcctcgcctgCTTCGCGCTGCACCTCCTCTCGTCGCCATCATCGATCGGGCGCGCACGTGCGGCGCTCGCCGACCGCAACGATCGCGCCGCGGCTTCCCCTCCGCCTCCGCTCCCTTCCCTCCCGTTCGACCACCCCCGCGGtcgcctctccgccgccgcgcgcgtCCTTGTCGCCGTGAACGCCGTCTCCTCTCTCGCTGCGGCAGCCGCGGCCGCCGTGCTAGGCGGGGGCGCCCTCGTGGCCACCTTCCCCCTGGTCTCCAGCGGCGACTTCCCGTGGGCAGAAGCCTTCAACGCCGTCTCCAGCCAGCTCTCTAACCTCGCTACCAAAAGCAGCGAAGTGGACACCATCGACGAGGCTGTCCAGAAGCTCTCTTCAGTCCTCGAGGGCGAAGGCGGCATCGACGAGGCGGCGCTGCGTGCCGCAGCGCATGAGGTGGAGAAGCGGACGGAGGAGCTGACGGCGCGGCTGGATCGCCTGTCGGACGCCGTCAACGGCGTGTTCCGCGCGGCGCTGTGCCTCCGCAACGCCGAGCTGGGCAGCTTCATGGTGGGACCTGCGGGAAAGACATGTAAATAG